DNA from Thermococcus sp. LS1:
GCCATTAAGCTGGAGGAAGGGAAGGCATTCTTTACCGCGACGTACAACGTTGATGGCATTGAAGAGCTGGAGCTGAGCTTTTCGAATGCTGAAGAACTGGCCGAGAAAGTCTTAAGGCTGGAGTTCGCCCATCCGGTGCTGGCGATTGGGGTGGTTGAAAAAGAGAGTGGCTGGGAAGTGGCGGTCAGGCCTTGAACCTTCTCTTTTTAAGTCCATATCAACTCAACACCACGGAATCTTTTTATTGTCTCCTTCATAACGTTAAAGCGGTGATTTTCATGGATGACCCCTACATCTGGATGGAGGATCTGAACAATAAGTGCGTTCTTAAACTGATTGAAGAGGAGAACAAACGCTTTAGGGAGTTTGTTGGAGAGCTCAGCGACGAGCTTTTTCCGGAGGTCAAGGAGCTCTACTTTCTGCCCATTATCAGAACGGCAAAGCTGACCGAACGGGGCACGCTCGTAATGGTCAATGAGGCCGGAAGGCAGGTCATTAAGTGGCTTGACGGTGATGTGATAGTCGATTCCAAAAAGCTTGAAGAAGAGCTCGGCGATGAAGTGCTTTTGCAGGGCTTCACAGCAGATAGCGAAGGAAAGAGGCTCGCCTACAGCTTCTCCATTGGAGGGGCAGACGAGGGGATAACAAGGATAATCGACCTCGAGAGCGGGAAACTCATCGAAGAGATTAGGCCTTCAGTTTGGGGAATCATCTTCCTCGAGGACGGCTACTACTTCGCGCGCTTCTACAGAAAGGAGAAGACCCCCGATGGAATGGAGCCGCCGGCGGTGAGGCTCTTCTTCAAGGACGAGAGCGGTGAAAGGATGGTCTTCGGTGGGGGCCTCGGCTCTGGCTACTTCATCAACATGGGGAAGAGCACCGACGGAAAATGGGCGATGGTAGTGGTGACCTTTGGCTGGAACAAGGCTGAGGTATACCTCGGCTCCATAAAGGAGCCCGAAAAGTGGGAGAAGGTTTACTCAGCTGAGGTTCCGGCACAGCCGATAGACGTTATCGATGGAAAGATCTACATCCTCACGAAGGAAGGAAAGGGCCTCGGAAAGGTCATCGCAATCGAGGACGGCAAAATCGAGGAGATAATCCCCGAGGGCGAGTTCCCGCTGGAGTGGGCAGTAGTAGTGGGCGACAGAATCCTCGCCGGCAGGCTCGTCCATGCCAGCCACAGGCTCGAGGTTTACTCACTTGATGGCAAGAAGCTCGACGAGATTATCTTCGACCTGCCCGGAAGCCTCTACCCACTCGACACCGATGGCAAGAAGGTTATCCTCCGATACGAGAGCTTCACCGTCCCCTACAGGCTCTACGAGTTTGACGGAGAGCTGAAGCTTCTCGACGAGAGGAAAGTTGAAGGTGACTTTCAGGTGAGCGAGGACTTTGCGATGTCGAGGGACGGCACGAGGATTCATTACTTCCTAGTCAAAGGCGAGAGGGACGAGAAGAAGGCCTGGGTCTTCGGCTACGGCGGCTTCAACATTGCCTTAACTCCGAGATTCTTCCCGCAGGCGATTCCGTTCATACGGCGCGGCGGAACCTTTGTGATGGCCAACCTCAGGGGAGGTAGTGAATACGGCGAAGAGTGGCACCGCGCCGGAATGAGGGAAAACAAGCAGAACGTCTTCGACGACTTCATAGCCGTTCTCGGTAAGCTCAAGGCCGAGGGCTACAAGGTTGCCGCCTGGGGCAGGAGCAACGGCGGGCTGCTCGTCTCAGCGACGCTCGTCCAGCGGCCGGACGTCATGGACGCGGCGCTGATAGGCTACCCCGTCATTGACATGCTCCGCTTCCACAAGCTCTACATCGGCAGCGTTTGGATCCCTGAGTACGGCAATCCCGACGACCCGAAGGACAGGGAGTTTCTGCTGAAGTACAGCCCCTACCACAACGTCAAAAGGCAGAAATATCCGCCAACGCTCCTCTACACTGGCTTATACGATGACAGGGTTCACCCAGCACATGCCATCAAGTTCTCCATGAAGTTGAAGGAGGTCGGCGCGCCAGTTTATCTGCGCGTGGAAACTAAGAGCGGCCACATGGGCGCTTCGCCTGAGACGAGGGCAAGAGAATTGACTGACCTGCTGGCGTTTGTTGTTAAGACTCTCGAGGCTTAGCCCTCTCCTCTAATTTTCAATATGTATAACTCTTAACTAATACTCCAAGCAGAAGCCAGAATCTGCCAGAGCTCGAAAAGTTCTTATATTTCCGGGGACGAGAATATACCCGGGGCAGGAACATGGAGAGCGCAAGGATATCGACGGGCATTCCTGGTCTCGATGCGATGCTCAACGGTGGCCTAATCCCAGGAAGGACTTATTTAGTCAAGGGAGCTCCCGGAACGGGAAAAACAACGCTCGCGATGCACTTTGCCATGGCCGGCATTGCCAACGGAGAGAACGTTCTCTACGTGACCTTAGAAGAGCCGGCAGATAACCTCAGGGCGGACATGACCAAGCTGGGATTTAACCTCCGCGATCCTAGGTTCACCCTGATAGACGCGACTCCAACGGCTGAGAGATACGTTCTCGTGGACGACTTCTTTGAGTCCTTCGCTAAGAACATAGAGAGGATGACGGAGGCCATAAAGCAGCAGCTCCGCACGAAGCACTACACCCGGATAATTCTCGATCCCATAACCATGCTCAAGCTGACAGCGACGAAGGAGATAGAGTACAGGAGGGCCTTCCTGACCTTCATAAAGACGATGATGAGGATGAGGACGACCGTTCTGCTGACATCGGAGCTTCAGAGAACGGACATCGAGGAGTACCTTGTGAGCGGCGTGATAGAGCTGAAGGCCTTCGAAGTCGACGGGAGACTCTCCCGGGGCATCAAGATAACCAAATTTAGAGGGAGCGGCTTCGACGGAACCATCAGGCCGTATGAAATTACTGACAGGGGGATAGTGGTCTATAACGATCGCGTGATTTCTTTACCCTGATGCTTCTATCATCGCCATTATCTTTCTGTGCAGCTGCTTGATGAGCTCCCTTCTGTCTTCCATCAGAACGACGTCGCTGGAACCTATAACTTCGAGGTTGAAGGCGAATGGACTTGGCAGCTCGTTGTGCTCGATCACAACCTTAACTTTCTCGTCGCGAACCCACCTCAGGAACTGCTCCGCACTCTCGACGTCCATTTTGTCCTCCATTATCTCGCGGTAGACCTCCTTCAGGAGCGGGAAGTCAGGGTAGTTCTCCTTGAGCACCTTGAGGAGAGCAACGGCCATCACCTGCTGCCTGCCGAGCCTCTTGCTCCTCCCGACATAGCGCCTTAAAATGAGCAGTCCACGGTTGGCCACGTGTCTGAACCTTCTCTTCAGCAGTTCGGTGTTGTCGAGGGCCTTTTTGAGAGTCTCCCTCAAATCCCCAATCTCAAAGAGCGCCCGTATTTCCCCCTCGTCCAATCTCTTCTCTGGTGGGAGGAGAAGGGCAAAGCCGTTGTCGTTTATCGCTATTCCAACGTTGCAGTTCTTCCACTGGCTGACCATGTAGGCAAAGGCTCTGCTCAGGGCATCGTTTGCTCGCCTGCCGATGAGCGTGTGGAAGAAGTAGCGGTTCCTCTTCTCGCCAAGGACCTCCTCAACGAGAACCGTGCTGTTGTCCGGAATCACTGAATAGCGAGCCTGCTCGTGGAAGTAGGCTAAAATTGCTCTCGCGGCGCGCTCGTCTATGCCGTACCTCCTCATGAGGAGCGACTTTGCACCCCGCTTGTCTAGA
Protein-coding regions in this window:
- a CDS encoding prolyl oligopeptidase family serine peptidase, which produces MDDPYIWMEDLNNKCVLKLIEEENKRFREFVGELSDELFPEVKELYFLPIIRTAKLTERGTLVMVNEAGRQVIKWLDGDVIVDSKKLEEELGDEVLLQGFTADSEGKRLAYSFSIGGADEGITRIIDLESGKLIEEIRPSVWGIIFLEDGYYFARFYRKEKTPDGMEPPAVRLFFKDESGERMVFGGGLGSGYFINMGKSTDGKWAMVVVTFGWNKAEVYLGSIKEPEKWEKVYSAEVPAQPIDVIDGKIYILTKEGKGLGKVIAIEDGKIEEIIPEGEFPLEWAVVVGDRILAGRLVHASHRLEVYSLDGKKLDEIIFDLPGSLYPLDTDGKKVILRYESFTVPYRLYEFDGELKLLDERKVEGDFQVSEDFAMSRDGTRIHYFLVKGERDEKKAWVFGYGGFNIALTPRFFPQAIPFIRRGGTFVMANLRGGSEYGEEWHRAGMRENKQNVFDDFIAVLGKLKAEGYKVAAWGRSNGGLLVSATLVQRPDVMDAALIGYPVIDMLRFHKLYIGSVWIPEYGNPDDPKDREFLLKYSPYHNVKRQKYPPTLLYTGLYDDRVHPAHAIKFSMKLKEVGAPVYLRVETKSGHMGASPETRARELTDLLAFVVKTLEA
- a CDS encoding gas vesicle protein GvpD; the protein is MESARISTGIPGLDAMLNGGLIPGRTYLVKGAPGTGKTTLAMHFAMAGIANGENVLYVTLEEPADNLRADMTKLGFNLRDPRFTLIDATPTAERYVLVDDFFESFAKNIERMTEAIKQQLRTKHYTRIILDPITMLKLTATKEIEYRRAFLTFIKTMMRMRTTVLLTSELQRTDIEEYLVSGVIELKAFEVDGRLSRGIKITKFRGSGFDGTIRPYEITDRGIVVYNDRVISLP